The Algoriphagus sanaruensis genome window below encodes:
- a CDS encoding sensor histidine kinase, whose protein sequence is MNKARLYWILQVLGWGAFAIVNISFASLSRGITPKQTWAFVALALYYLLSTHALRHVVKTYDWFKLGIFRLLIQTLGALFTLSVVNVFAQVLINVAFGTLSPEQDFRALVISVNLFVSFLYYSFWFLLYFLFHFLDNYNNSLKYEAKINEIRLNHLKSQLNPHFIFNALNSVRALVDEDPEKAKTAITRISNMLRFSLMMDKKQVIDFADELATVKDYLELESIRFEERLEVVYEIEDEAFGYKIPPMMLQTIVENAIKHGISNLVKGGLIEIRCREGLNDELYIQVRNSGYLNEKKNREKPEESGHGLENTKQRLKLLYGEFASFRIFNSGNHFVITEIKIPKQRVTLE, encoded by the coding sequence ATGAATAAAGCGAGATTATATTGGATTCTGCAAGTTTTGGGCTGGGGAGCCTTTGCGATTGTCAATATCTCTTTTGCCTCGCTATCTAGAGGGATTACCCCAAAGCAGACTTGGGCCTTCGTAGCTTTAGCCTTGTATTATCTTTTGTCCACTCATGCCCTCAGGCATGTGGTAAAGACCTATGACTGGTTTAAGCTGGGAATATTCAGATTGCTGATTCAGACTCTCGGTGCACTTTTTACGCTTTCCGTGGTCAATGTTTTCGCACAGGTGTTGATCAACGTCGCCTTTGGGACTCTCAGTCCCGAACAGGATTTTAGAGCTTTGGTCATTTCAGTAAACCTGTTTGTGAGTTTCTTGTATTACTCCTTTTGGTTTCTCCTTTACTTTTTGTTCCACTTCTTGGACAATTACAACAACAGCTTGAAGTATGAAGCTAAAATCAATGAAATTAGGCTGAATCATCTCAAGAGTCAGCTCAATCCACATTTCATATTCAATGCCTTAAACTCAGTGAGGGCCTTGGTGGATGAGGATCCTGAAAAGGCAAAGACGGCGATCACCCGAATTTCAAATATGTTGCGCTTTTCGCTCATGATGGACAAGAAGCAGGTGATTGATTTTGCAGACGAACTCGCCACAGTCAAAGATTATTTGGAGCTGGAATCCATCCGATTTGAGGAGAGACTTGAGGTGGTTTATGAAATTGAAGATGAGGCCTTCGGATACAAAATACCCCCCATGATGCTTCAAACCATTGTGGAAAATGCCATCAAACACGGGATTTCAAACTTAGTCAAAGGGGGCTTAATTGAGATTCGATGTCGAGAAGGGCTAAATGATGAATTGTACATTCAAGTCCGAAACAGTGGGTATCTGAACGAGAAAAAGAATAGAGAAAAGCCAGAAGAAAGTGGGCATGGATTAGAAAATACCAAGCAACGGCTTAAGCTATTGTATGGTGAATTTGCCAGCTTTCGGATTTTCAACTCCGGAAACCATTTTGTGATTACCGAAATAAAAATTCCAAAACAAAGAGTAACTTTAGAATAA
- a CDS encoding LytR/AlgR family response regulator transcription factor: protein MRAIVIDDERLARKELITLLNQLETVEVVGEAVNVDDAKEKIEQLQPDVIFLDIQMPEKTGFDLLEELDHVPHVIFTTAYDEYALKAFQVNALDYLLKPIEPKRLEEAITKLVGKIEGISRREDNGGYLNQKKLTLEDQVFVKDGDRCWFVRLSNVRLFESDGNYIKVYFDNFKPMIHKSLNALDERLDEKSFFRASRKHIINLGWVEAIEPWFNGGLVVTLRGGDRIEVSRRQAARFKEMMSL, encoded by the coding sequence ATGAGAGCCATAGTAATAGACGACGAACGACTAGCACGGAAAGAATTGATCACCCTGCTCAATCAACTGGAAACCGTAGAGGTAGTTGGTGAAGCTGTAAACGTCGATGATGCCAAAGAGAAAATCGAACAACTTCAGCCGGATGTGATTTTTTTGGATATCCAAATGCCTGAAAAAACGGGCTTTGACTTACTGGAAGAGCTCGATCATGTGCCTCACGTTATTTTTACCACTGCGTATGATGAGTACGCCTTGAAGGCATTTCAGGTAAATGCCTTGGATTACCTACTCAAGCCCATTGAACCAAAACGACTAGAAGAAGCGATCACCAAGCTAGTGGGTAAAATAGAAGGGATCAGCCGTCGTGAGGACAATGGAGGATACTTGAATCAAAAGAAGCTGACCTTGGAGGACCAGGTTTTTGTCAAAGATGGAGATCGTTGTTGGTTTGTTAGACTTTCCAATGTTCGTCTGTTTGAATCAGATGGAAACTACATCAAAGTGTACTTCGATAATTTTAAGCCAATGATTCATAAGTCTTTGAATGCTTTGGATGAGCGTCTGGATGAAAAATCATTTTTCCGGGCAAGCCGAAAGCACATCATTAATTTGGGTTGGGTGGAAGCGATCGAGCCTTGGTTTAATGGAGGCTTAGTGGTGACGCTTCGAGGTGGTGACCGAATTGAAGTAAGTAGACGTCAAGCAGCTCGATTTAAGGAGATGATGAGCCTTTAA
- a CDS encoding LytR/AlgR family response regulator transcription factor, whose product MKEERILIVEDDPSIAENIQEILELLDFVNIDVANSANQCIKTIKKNRPDLVFMDIKLKGDKDGIELGEIIHQMFDVPLVFVTSYSDPTIIERAKRINPAGFIVKPFNTNDIHAIVEIVLYNKRTKPASEAVAVKAVTESPFLVNDAVFIKADNAFERVQYDDIYYVEANGNMVTIFTKNRDFHIRKSMKEIEDILPSTMFLRVQKSFIVHLGQIESFNTKEINLKQGSVVQVGRQYYNSFLAKLNTITES is encoded by the coding sequence ATGAAAGAAGAACGCATTCTGATTGTTGAAGATGATCCTAGCATTGCAGAGAATATTCAGGAAATTCTTGAGCTCTTGGATTTTGTCAATATTGACGTTGCCAATTCTGCCAACCAGTGTATAAAAACAATCAAGAAAAACCGGCCTGATCTGGTTTTTATGGATATCAAACTTAAGGGAGATAAGGATGGCATCGAGCTGGGTGAGATCATCCATCAGATGTTTGACGTTCCCTTGGTTTTTGTGACTTCTTATTCCGATCCTACCATTATCGAACGTGCCAAACGAATTAATCCTGCCGGATTTATAGTGAAGCCGTTCAATACCAACGATATCCACGCAATCGTTGAAATTGTCCTTTATAACAAGCGAACCAAGCCTGCCTCAGAAGCTGTCGCTGTGAAGGCTGTTACAGAAAGTCCATTCCTAGTCAATGACGCGGTATTTATCAAGGCTGACAATGCTTTTGAGCGTGTGCAGTACGATGATATTTACTATGTGGAGGCGAATGGAAACATGGTAACGATCTTCACCAAAAACCGTGATTTTCACATCCGAAAGTCGATGAAGGAAATTGAAGACATTTTGCCTTCAACCATGTTTTTACGAGTTCAAAAATCCTTTATCGTGCACTTGGGACAGATCGAAAGCTTCAACACCAAAGAGATCAATTTGAAGCAAGGCTCGGTGGTGCAGGTAGGAAGACAGTATTACAATAGCTTCTTGGCCAAATTGAATACCATCACTGAAAGTTAA
- a CDS encoding PhoH family protein gives MPRAKSEKDRKIFVLDTSVILYAHNSIMNFAEHDVVIPITVLEELDQFKKGNDTKNFEAREFIRLLDKLSQDQRIDQWTPLNGKTKGFFRVMMHHPENERNAIKIFGEEKNDNKILNVAVHLMETEKTRKVILVSKDINLRLKAKSLNVHAEDYETGKIKNITELENTGKYMLDDVDPIAINKLYEQGFIEAKAILGTRKRKANAYYILKSDKNSVLAYFNSDQNILERVDKRLAYNVKPRNAEQTFALHAIMNPDIKLVSIQGVAGTGKTLLALAGALEQRRDYKQIFLARPIVPLSNKDIGYLPGDIKSKLNPYMEPLWDNLKFIQNQYKETDKEYQKITELVNQEKLVIQPLAYIRGRSLSNIFFIVDEAQNLTPHEIKTIISRAGENTKIIFTGDVFQIDTPYLDSQSNGLSYLIDRVKDHPLYAHIKLEKGERSELANLANELL, from the coding sequence ATGCCTAGAGCCAAATCCGAAAAAGATCGGAAAATCTTTGTGCTAGATACTTCAGTGATTCTCTACGCACACAATTCCATCATGAATTTTGCCGAACATGACGTGGTCATTCCGATCACAGTACTAGAAGAACTGGATCAGTTCAAAAAAGGCAACGATACCAAAAACTTTGAGGCACGGGAGTTTATTCGTCTCTTAGACAAGCTGTCCCAAGATCAGCGTATCGACCAATGGACTCCGCTTAATGGGAAGACCAAGGGTTTCTTTCGGGTAATGATGCATCATCCGGAGAATGAGCGAAATGCGATCAAAATTTTTGGAGAGGAAAAAAATGATAATAAAATCCTCAATGTCGCAGTCCATCTCATGGAAACTGAAAAGACCCGAAAAGTGATTTTGGTTTCGAAAGACATCAATCTCAGACTGAAAGCCAAGTCCCTCAATGTCCATGCGGAGGATTACGAGACAGGCAAAATCAAGAACATCACCGAGCTCGAGAATACCGGCAAATACATGCTCGATGATGTGGATCCGATCGCTATCAATAAACTCTACGAGCAAGGTTTTATTGAGGCAAAAGCAATTTTGGGCACTCGAAAGCGAAAAGCCAATGCCTATTATATTCTAAAAAGCGACAAAAATTCGGTTTTAGCCTATTTCAATTCAGACCAGAATATTTTAGAACGGGTGGATAAACGCTTGGCTTACAATGTTAAGCCGCGAAATGCGGAGCAGACATTTGCGCTTCATGCCATCATGAATCCGGATATCAAGCTGGTTTCTATCCAAGGTGTAGCCGGTACGGGAAAAACACTCCTTGCTTTGGCAGGTGCACTCGAACAGCGAAGAGATTACAAGCAGATTTTCTTAGCCAGACCGATCGTCCCATTGAGCAATAAAGACATTGGTTACTTGCCTGGAGACATCAAGTCCAAGCTCAATCCTTACATGGAGCCACTCTGGGACAACCTGAAGTTTATCCAAAATCAATACAAAGAGACGGATAAAGAATATCAGAAAATCACCGAACTGGTCAATCAGGAAAAACTGGTGATTCAGCCACTGGCTTACATCCGCGGACGCTCACTTTCGAATATTTTCTTCATTGTGGACGAAGCGCAAAACCTGACCCCACATGAGATCAAGACGATCATTTCCCGCGCGGGAGAAAATACCAAAATCATCTTCACCGGTGACGTCTTCCAGATTGATACGCCTTACTTGGATTCTCAATCCAACGGCTTGTCCTACCTCATCGATCGGGTCAAGGACCATCCGCTCTATGCACATATCAAGCTGGAGAAAGGTGAACGCTCAGAGCTGGCTAATCTGGCAAATGAGTTGTTGTAA
- a CDS encoding DEAD/DEAH box helicase: MIVNSEQPFQIVYAIFNHEYLGLLLESYVVQLDDKGRFTYAYQNISSANAKEFDAGLDKTDYELIKLMDSMQPEVVIKPYMKKGNLRPKEYLHKIFDPKTEDKTTQELLFKNLELKRSKILPLLIGKRLFETGSDGNPTHKEIIINAEKAKVIFCFEKGEFNTLYYPKIKFQGHLLKWQHKGGYLICKDPAWLIVDQQLFHFDMGIDGKKLQPFLSKSHILIERRFEPEYYRKFITALITQFEVEAKGFDIHAETGTPEALLTFSELPGGESIEDLFGNEILPENREIIVFEPRFKYGDFDFGIISASGEGSGNSCRMEEKDGTYIFYKTVRTPKNEDRIVSFLKKQGLEFTHGKMAMPKTQAFEWMGNNEDFLKEHKIKLVHKNGLNGKTYHIGKANISIEINENIDWFDVQAMIKFGVYLVPFAKVRRLIIQGKTEFELPNGEIAVIPASWFVNYSELFNFIEERSSEELVLRKHHLAFARELQNGELIKLNLSLKLERLRNFDAIDEYQIPASFAGSLRPYQQAGYNWLRFLNEYQFGGCLADDMGLGKTVQTLALLAHEKEENPGFASLLVMPTSLIYNWELEARKFTPDLKILVYSGTQRIKDPWKFRGYDVVLTSYGIVRLDIDVLKDFYFNYVILDESQAIKNPTSNIAIAVNKLKSKRRLILTGTPVENGTMDLWSQMNFVNPGLLGNQNIFKKQFLQPIEKQNDKDKSSRLHAMIKPFILRRLKSQVAKDLPEKLTNVKYSDMTAEQEKVYEEIKSYYREKIIGELAGAGRGAQQFTLLRGLTQLRQIANHPKLVREDYTGESGKLEDITYMLQETISEDHKVLVFSQFVRHLSIVREFLDREGIPYAYLDGSTKDRQGQVEKFQTDPDVKVFLISLKAGGVGLNLTKAEYVFLLDPWWNPAVEAQAIDRAHRIGQENKVIIYKFITRGSVEEKIMALQDRKLALAGELISNEESFMKSLDNEDIRALLD; encoded by the coding sequence ATGATAGTAAACTCCGAACAACCCTTTCAAATAGTTTATGCCATTTTCAATCATGAATACCTTGGCTTGCTTTTAGAATCTTATGTTGTTCAGCTAGATGATAAGGGTCGATTTACCTATGCTTATCAAAACATCAGTTCGGCAAATGCCAAAGAATTTGATGCAGGGTTGGATAAAACGGACTATGAGTTGATCAAATTGATGGACTCCATGCAGCCCGAAGTGGTGATCAAACCCTATATGAAAAAAGGGAATTTGAGACCCAAAGAATATTTACATAAAATATTTGATCCCAAAACAGAAGACAAAACTACCCAAGAGTTACTATTTAAAAATCTAGAGCTTAAACGGTCCAAAATACTTCCTTTATTGATTGGCAAACGGCTGTTTGAAACAGGCTCTGATGGAAATCCAACCCATAAGGAGATCATCATTAATGCAGAAAAGGCAAAGGTGATTTTCTGTTTTGAAAAAGGAGAATTCAATACTCTTTATTATCCCAAAATCAAATTTCAAGGTCACCTTTTGAAGTGGCAACATAAAGGGGGCTATCTCATTTGCAAGGATCCTGCTTGGTTGATTGTGGACCAACAGCTTTTTCATTTCGACATGGGAATCGACGGGAAAAAGCTTCAACCTTTCCTTTCCAAAAGTCATATTTTAATCGAGCGGAGATTTGAACCAGAATATTATCGAAAATTCATCACGGCACTGATCACGCAATTTGAAGTTGAAGCTAAAGGATTTGATATTCATGCTGAAACTGGTACACCTGAAGCACTTTTGACTTTTTCAGAACTGCCAGGTGGAGAATCGATTGAGGATCTTTTTGGAAATGAAATATTACCTGAAAATCGTGAGATCATCGTATTTGAACCTCGATTCAAATACGGAGACTTCGACTTCGGAATCATCTCAGCCTCAGGAGAAGGATCCGGAAATTCCTGCCGAATGGAAGAAAAAGACGGAACCTATATTTTTTATAAAACAGTCCGAACGCCCAAAAACGAGGATCGGATTGTCAGTTTTCTGAAGAAACAAGGCTTGGAATTTACCCATGGCAAAATGGCCATGCCCAAAACTCAAGCTTTTGAATGGATGGGAAATAATGAGGACTTCTTAAAAGAACACAAAATCAAACTAGTTCATAAGAATGGCCTCAACGGCAAAACTTACCACATCGGCAAAGCGAACATCTCGATTGAAATCAATGAAAATATCGATTGGTTTGACGTCCAAGCCATGATCAAGTTTGGGGTGTATTTGGTTCCTTTTGCCAAAGTGCGCCGCTTAATTATCCAAGGCAAAACTGAATTTGAGCTTCCAAACGGAGAGATTGCCGTGATTCCAGCTTCTTGGTTTGTCAATTACTCTGAGCTTTTCAATTTCATCGAAGAGCGGTCATCGGAGGAATTGGTCTTGAGAAAACATCACCTTGCCTTTGCCCGAGAACTCCAAAACGGCGAATTGATCAAGCTAAACCTGAGCTTGAAGTTGGAGCGACTTCGAAATTTTGATGCCATAGACGAGTATCAAATCCCAGCCTCATTCGCAGGTTCACTTCGCCCTTATCAACAAGCAGGATATAATTGGTTACGTTTTTTGAATGAATACCAATTTGGAGGCTGTCTTGCCGATGACATGGGTTTGGGAAAAACAGTCCAAACACTCGCGCTTCTTGCCCATGAAAAGGAAGAAAATCCAGGTTTTGCTTCCTTATTGGTCATGCCTACTTCCCTGATTTACAACTGGGAGCTTGAGGCTCGAAAATTCACTCCTGACTTGAAAATTTTAGTCTATTCAGGCACCCAGCGAATCAAAGATCCATGGAAGTTTAGAGGCTATGATGTCGTCTTGACTTCTTATGGCATTGTGAGATTGGATATTGATGTGTTGAAAGATTTTTATTTCAACTATGTGATTTTGGATGAATCTCAAGCTATCAAAAATCCAACTTCCAATATTGCTATTGCCGTCAATAAACTGAAAAGTAAGCGAAGGCTGATCCTGACAGGTACTCCTGTAGAAAATGGCACCATGGATCTCTGGTCACAGATGAACTTTGTCAATCCGGGTCTTTTGGGAAATCAAAACATCTTCAAAAAGCAGTTTCTCCAACCGATCGAAAAGCAAAATGACAAGGATAAATCATCACGACTTCATGCGATGATCAAGCCTTTTATTCTCCGCCGTTTAAAATCCCAAGTTGCCAAAGACCTTCCTGAAAAGCTCACGAATGTGAAGTATTCTGACATGACCGCCGAACAGGAAAAAGTGTATGAGGAAATCAAAAGCTATTATCGAGAAAAAATTATTGGAGAGCTTGCGGGAGCGGGTCGTGGAGCCCAACAGTTTACCTTGCTTCGAGGCTTGACCCAGCTTCGTCAGATCGCTAATCACCCCAAACTTGTTCGCGAGGATTATACAGGCGAATCAGGCAAGCTCGAGGACATCACCTACATGCTTCAGGAGACCATTTCAGAAGATCACAAAGTACTGGTTTTTAGTCAGTTTGTAAGACACTTAAGTATTGTCCGGGAGTTTTTGGACCGGGAGGGTATTCCATATGCCTACCTCGATGGCTCGACCAAAGACCGTCAGGGACAAGTCGAAAAGTTTCAAACCGATCCGGATGTCAAGGTCTTTTTGATCTCCCTCAAAGCCGGTGGTGTCGGCCTCAACCTAACCAAAGCAGAATATGTCTTCCTGCTCGATCCTTGGTGGAATCCTGCCGTGGAAGCTCAGGCGATCGACCGAGCTCACCGAATCGGTCAGGAAAATAAAGTCATTATCTACAAATTCATCACCCGCGGATCTGTCGAGGAAAAAATCATGGCCCTTCAGGACCGTAAACTCGCACTTGCGGGCGAACTGATCTCCAATGAAGAGAGCTTTATGAAGTCCTTGGATAACGAGGATATCCGTGCGTTGTTGGATTAA
- a CDS encoding lipoprotein signal peptidase — protein sequence MNKYINYFGITLLVIILDQVVKMVVHFQMDFGTPGQIQIFGDWFKLHYTTNPGMAFGMELGSEYGKMILTSFRLVAMVGIGYYLAHIIKKEQHPIYILCISLILGGAIGNLVDSIFYGVWLDNAPYNAPTPWFHGQVVDMFYFDIWEGYVPEWIPLWGGSYTALWPIFNVADAAIFIGVLIILIFQNRFFPDKKEEIKSPSPEQND from the coding sequence ATGAACAAATACATCAACTATTTTGGGATTACTCTTTTGGTGATTATTCTAGACCAAGTGGTCAAGATGGTCGTCCATTTCCAAATGGATTTTGGTACCCCTGGACAGATTCAAATTTTCGGTGATTGGTTTAAGCTCCATTATACCACCAATCCAGGAATGGCCTTTGGGATGGAGCTTGGATCTGAATACGGAAAAATGATCCTGACCTCATTCCGTTTGGTAGCCATGGTGGGTATTGGATATTACTTAGCGCATATCATCAAGAAAGAACAGCATCCGATTTATATCTTATGTATTTCACTGATTCTTGGTGGTGCGATTGGCAACTTGGTGGATTCCATTTTTTATGGGGTTTGGTTAGATAACGCACCTTATAATGCTCCAACACCATGGTTTCATGGCCAGGTAGTAGATATGTTCTACTTCGATATTTGGGAGGGATATGTGCCAGAATGGATTCCTTTATGGGGAGGAAGTTATACTGCGCTTTGGCCTATTTTCAATGTTGCTGATGCGGCCATTTTTATAGGAGTACTCATTATCCTAATCTTCCAAAATCGATTTTTCCCCGATAAAAAAGAAGAAATAAAAAGTCCAAGTCCAGAACAAAACGACTAA
- the ileS gene encoding isoleucine--tRNA ligase, protein MKTYQEFKQVDYPHIGESVLQYWKENQIFEKSIANREGAETFTFFEGPPSANGTPGIHHVMARTLKDIFCRYKTLRGFQVKRKGGWDTHGLPVELQVEKELGITKEDIGKKITVEEYNRKCRETVMRFKNEWDDLTEKIGYWVDLDDPYITFDSNYIESLWHLLRKLYDKGLLYKGYTIQPYSPAAGTGLSSHELNQPGCYRDVKDTSITAQFKVKGQENTYILAWTTTPWTLPSNSALAIGENLDYVKVKTYNPYTHEPVVVVLAKARMAAYLNPKAAELKLEEYKAGDKLIPYEVIEEFKGKSMLGWEYEQLFPIAGLALPHPAFTVVAGDYVTTEDGTGIVHLAKAFGADDFRTLVQNNVPGVFVKDELGNEIPVVDKQGKFLPVVGEYLAAKMKEHEISAHKEYGVNDFYVKNYTNDDENAADYKNTDVIISIILKNENKAFKVEKYEHSYPHCWRTDKPVLYYPLESWFIKTTAFKDRMVELNKTINWKPEATGIGRFGNWLENLVDWNLSRSRFWGTPLPIWRTSDGTEEKCIGSIAELQAEIEKSVAAGFMTQSPYEGKDLDLHRPYVDDVILVSDKGEKMFREPDLIDVWFDSGAMPYAQWHYPFENQDIFNANYPADYIAEGVDQTRGWFFTLHALAVMLFDSVAFKNVIANGLVLDKNGNKMSKRLGNAIDPFKTLKEYGPDALRWYMLSNANPWDNLKFNLDGVTEVQRRFFGTLQNTYNFFALYANLDAFVYDKSKAVAVSERAELDQWIISKLQTLIAEVEEAMDSYDATKATRAIMNFTVDQLSNWYVRLARKRFWRGDMNPDKQAAYETLYECLLTLTQLMSSFAPFYADWMYKNLTEASESGQASVHLTDWVSANASLINEELETSMDLAQTISSLVHSLRKKEKLKVRQPLQRILIPVLSAKTKAQIEHVEELIKTEVNIKAIEYLDDASGILVKNVKPNLPVLGKKLGPKMRFVVAEINAWGQEQIAQIEREGKYPVVVDGETIELLLEEVLITSQDIPGWSVASDQGVTVALDVTLTDELKQEGVARDLVNRIQNLRKEMGLEVQDKIQILVNEGNELVSSALTTFGSYIQSETQAVSLASASLREGSILDMDDFELVVQVSKA, encoded by the coding sequence GTGAAAACGTATCAGGAATTTAAACAGGTGGATTACCCGCATATCGGGGAATCTGTCCTTCAGTATTGGAAAGAAAATCAAATCTTCGAAAAGTCGATTGCCAACCGGGAAGGTGCGGAAACCTTCACCTTTTTTGAAGGTCCTCCCTCCGCTAATGGTACTCCGGGCATCCACCACGTGATGGCACGGACGCTGAAGGATATTTTCTGTAGATACAAAACCTTAAGAGGCTTTCAAGTAAAGCGAAAAGGAGGATGGGATACCCACGGTCTTCCAGTTGAACTTCAAGTTGAAAAGGAACTTGGAATCACCAAAGAAGATATCGGCAAAAAAATCACGGTTGAAGAATACAATCGCAAATGCCGGGAAACGGTCATGCGCTTCAAAAATGAGTGGGATGACCTTACTGAGAAAATCGGCTATTGGGTAGATTTGGACGATCCTTACATCACTTTTGATTCGAATTACATCGAATCTTTGTGGCATTTGCTCCGAAAACTTTACGACAAAGGTCTTTTGTATAAAGGCTATACCATCCAGCCCTATTCTCCTGCGGCCGGTACTGGGCTTTCTTCTCACGAACTTAATCAGCCTGGCTGCTACCGAGACGTAAAAGACACTTCGATCACAGCGCAGTTTAAAGTCAAAGGACAGGAAAACACCTATATTTTAGCTTGGACGACCACTCCTTGGACCTTGCCTTCCAATTCAGCTTTGGCCATTGGGGAGAATTTGGATTACGTCAAAGTAAAAACCTACAACCCATATACCCACGAGCCTGTGGTGGTGGTTTTGGCAAAAGCCCGAATGGCTGCCTACCTCAATCCGAAAGCTGCTGAGTTAAAATTAGAGGAATACAAAGCGGGTGATAAATTGATTCCTTACGAAGTAATTGAGGAATTCAAGGGTAAATCCATGCTCGGTTGGGAATATGAACAGCTTTTCCCAATTGCTGGTTTGGCCTTGCCTCATCCGGCGTTTACCGTGGTGGCTGGAGATTATGTCACCACTGAGGATGGTACAGGTATCGTACACTTAGCGAAGGCTTTTGGTGCGGATGACTTTAGAACTTTGGTGCAAAACAATGTTCCAGGTGTCTTTGTAAAAGACGAATTGGGAAATGAAATCCCAGTAGTGGACAAGCAGGGGAAATTCCTCCCGGTAGTGGGAGAATACCTTGCTGCAAAAATGAAAGAGCATGAAATCTCCGCCCATAAAGAATATGGTGTGAATGATTTCTATGTGAAAAACTATACGAATGATGATGAAAATGCAGCGGATTACAAAAACACCGATGTCATTATTTCCATCATTCTGAAAAATGAAAACAAGGCCTTCAAGGTCGAAAAATACGAGCACAGCTATCCTCATTGCTGGAGAACTGACAAGCCAGTATTGTACTATCCTTTGGAAAGTTGGTTTATCAAAACCACAGCATTCAAGGACCGAATGGTGGAACTTAACAAAACCATCAATTGGAAGCCGGAAGCCACTGGTATTGGTCGATTTGGAAACTGGTTGGAAAATCTAGTGGATTGGAACCTCAGCCGGTCTCGATTCTGGGGAACACCGCTTCCGATCTGGAGAACCAGTGATGGGACGGAGGAAAAGTGTATTGGATCCATCGCGGAACTTCAAGCCGAAATTGAGAAATCAGTAGCAGCTGGCTTTATGACTCAGTCTCCTTACGAAGGAAAAGACCTTGACTTGCACCGTCCGTATGTCGATGATGTAATATTGGTTTCTGACAAAGGAGAAAAAATGTTCCGCGAGCCTGACTTGATCGACGTTTGGTTTGATTCAGGAGCGATGCCGTATGCTCAGTGGCACTATCCATTCGAAAACCAAGATATCTTCAATGCCAATTACCCTGCAGATTACATTGCGGAAGGGGTAGACCAAACTCGGGGTTGGTTCTTCACGCTTCATGCCCTTGCTGTGATGCTTTTCGATAGTGTTGCTTTCAAAAATGTAATCGCGAATGGATTGGTGTTGGATAAAAATGGCAACAAAATGTCCAAGCGTTTGGGCAATGCGATCGATCCGTTCAAAACCTTGAAAGAGTATGGTCCAGATGCATTGCGTTGGTACATGCTCAGCAATGCCAATCCTTGGGACAACCTCAAATTCAACCTGGATGGAGTTACAGAGGTCCAGAGACGATTCTTTGGAACGCTTCAGAATACCTACAATTTCTTCGCGCTTTACGCCAACTTGGATGCATTTGTCTACGACAAATCAAAGGCTGTAGCAGTAAGTGAGCGGGCAGAACTCGATCAGTGGATCATCTCAAAACTTCAGACGCTAATCGCGGAAGTTGAGGAGGCTATGGACAGCTACGATGCTACCAAAGCAACTCGCGCGATCATGAACTTTACCGTAGATCAGCTATCCAACTGGTATGTCCGATTGGCTAGAAAACGATTCTGGAGAGGGGATATGAACCCAGATAAGCAGGCTGCCTACGAAACGCTTTACGAATGCTTGCTAACCTTGACTCAATTGATGTCTTCCTTTGCTCCTTTCTATGCAGACTGGATGTACAAGAATCTCACAGAAGCAAGTGAAAGCGGCCAGGCCTCCGTTCATTTGACCGATTGGGTCTCTGCAAATGCTTCACTGATCAATGAGGAACTTGAGACAAGCATGGATTTGGCGCAAACTATTTCATCTCTTGTCCATTCGCTACGTAAGAAAGAAAAATTGAAAGTGCGTCAGCCACTTCAACGAATCTTGATCCCTGTCTTATCTGCAAAAACAAAGGCACAGATCGAGCATGTTGAAGAGCTCATCAAGACGGAAGTAAATATCAAAGCAATCGAATATCTGGATGATGCTTCTGGCATTTTGGTGAAAAATGTAAAACCAAATCTTCCTGTTTTAGGGAAAAAATTGGGACCAAAAATGCGCTTCGTAGTGGCTGAAATTAACGCTTGGGGACAGGAGCAAATTGCCCAAATCGAGCGAGAAGGCAAATATCCAGTAGTAGTAGATGGGGAAACCATTGAATTGCTTTTGGAGGAAGTATTGATTACTTCTCAGGATATTCCAGGCTGGTCGGTTGCTAGCGATCAAGGAGTAACTGTAGCCTTGGATGTCACCCTCACCGATGAACTCAAGCAAGAAGGAGTAGCAAGGGATTTGGTCAATCGAATCCAAAACCTGAGAAAAGAAATGGGCTTGGAAGTACAAGATAAAATCCAGATTCTGGTGAATGAAGGAAACGAGTTGGTATCTTCGGCACTGACTACTTTCGGATCCTATATCCAATCTGAAACCCAAGCTGTTTCTTTGGCTTCAGCCTCTCTCAGAGAAGGATCTATTCTGGATATGGATGATTTTGAATTGGTAGTTCAAGTAAGTAAGGCCTAA